In Deefgea piscis, the genomic window AACTTCAAAATGAATTTCTTCAGTCGTTTCACGCTGCTCGAACGGGAAAAACGTGCTCAACAAAAAATTACTTGGTAGCGGCAATGCAGCAACAACGTGGCCGAGGACGGCGGTGTTAAAAATATCCATGAACCCAACCCCTTAAAGAATGAAAATGCTTTTAGCGCGCAGACCATCGAAAATCGATGCCACGCTATGCCCGACACCCAACGTCAACGCGCTGGCATTGAAATCACCGCGCAAATAAATCAGCGCTTCTTTATCACCACCGCTGGCATCAACGTCTTGCTGCAAGATGGCATCCGGCACTTGTGAGCCATCCGAAGAGGCGCTGGCCGACAGCATAAATTTGCCGCTGGCGGTGATCTTGCCGATCACGGCACCACGCTTTAAGTTTTGCCCCGATGCAATGGTGCGCTTCACCACCACGACATCGTCTTCTGATCCCGCCATCAGATTGTCTGGCGTAAAAACGCCTTCAGTTTTG contains:
- a CDS encoding head decoration protein gives rise to the protein MFAQNKTEGVFTPDNLMAGSEDDVVVVKRTIASGQNLKRGAVIGKITASGKFMLSASASSDGSQVPDAILQQDVDASGGDKEALIYLRGDFNASALTLGVGHSVASIFDGLRAKSIFIL